Proteins encoded together in one Olsenella timonensis window:
- a CDS encoding phosphoribosylformylglycinamidine synthase, whose protein sequence is MVSRIYVEKKPGFDVEAQQLLAELANVVPEGLAPDARLRIVNRYDVEGLSDELFERCVPVVFSEPQVDATYRELPARQGEKDVRVFAVEALPGQFDQRADSAAECVQLISQGERPTVRCAKVYVIEGGCTDEALAAIKHYVINPVEAREASLEERATLRQSYPEPADVEVLDGFLELDKEQLQAMIDRLGLAMDLADITFCQEYFAGEGRVPSITEIRMIDTYWSDHCRHTTFGTVLEHLQFDDKVVAAAFDRYLEMRARLGRDDRPVTLMDMGTIGAKYLKSTGQLTGLDESEEINACTVKVTVDVDGEDQDWLFLFKNETHNHPTEIEPFGGAATCIGGAIRDPLSGRSYVYQAMRVTGAADPTVPVSQTMAGKLPQRKLVTTAAAGYSSYGNQIGLATGQVSELYHPGYVAKRMEIGAVVGATPASHVRRECPAPGDKIVLLGGRTGRDGIGGATGSSKAHNVESLEKDGAEVQKGNPPIERKLQRLFRREDACRLIKRCNDFGAGGVSVAIGELADGLDIDLDLVPKKYEGLDGTELAISESQERMAVALAPEDVDEFMRYAREENLEATVVATVTEEPRLRMSWRGRTIVDVSREFLASNGAPKATSVRVEKPSEYERTWAGETLGEKMRSLVTDLNVASNKGLSERFDSTIGAATVLMPFGGRTQLTPAQAMVAKLPVDGETTTCSGMAWGFNPYLMSANPYTGAYLSVVESVSRMVASGFAHEDLYLTFQEYFERLRDVPSRWGKPTAALLGALMAQVDLGIGSIGGKDSMSGSFEDLDVPPTLVSFATGLGKVDRVVSPEFKGAGHRVAVLVPDYADDALTPDPSALLATYALVESLVEKNAVLAASTMGYGGVAEAVFKMCVGNRLGIEVAPAFGADALFCPSYGSFLLELADDAGLPEVPAGVTVSLFGTTTEAYELVAGDERLDLAELQEAWEGALESVFPYRAQGERVEAVSFDAASAGSSRPTPAVHVARPRVVIPVFPGTNCEYDTARAFERAGAKADVFVVNNLTPEAVAESTHELARRIRESQIVMIPGGFSGGDEPEGSAKFITAFFRAPEVTEAVRDLLQARDGLMLGICNGFQALVKLGLVPYGDIRETDDTCPTLTFNTIGRHQSRLVRTRVASTLSPWLSKCEVGDVHNIAISHGEGRFVASDELLAQMIAAGQVATQYVGEDGVPGMSLDVNPNGSVLAIEGITSPDGRVLGKMGHTERSGAGLYKNVPGNAYQPLIEGGVGYFTA, encoded by the coding sequence ATGGTCTCTCGCATCTACGTGGAGAAGAAGCCGGGCTTTGACGTGGAGGCGCAGCAGCTCCTGGCCGAGCTCGCGAACGTCGTCCCCGAGGGCCTGGCACCCGACGCGCGCCTGCGCATCGTCAACCGCTACGACGTGGAGGGCCTGAGCGACGAGCTCTTCGAGCGCTGCGTGCCCGTGGTCTTCTCCGAGCCGCAGGTGGACGCCACCTATCGCGAGCTGCCGGCGCGGCAGGGCGAGAAGGACGTGCGCGTCTTCGCCGTGGAGGCGCTGCCCGGCCAGTTTGACCAGCGCGCCGACTCCGCCGCGGAGTGCGTGCAGCTCATCTCCCAGGGCGAGCGCCCCACCGTGCGCTGCGCCAAGGTCTACGTGATCGAGGGCGGCTGCACCGACGAGGCGCTCGCCGCGATCAAGCACTACGTGATCAACCCCGTGGAGGCGCGCGAGGCGAGCCTCGAGGAGCGCGCCACGCTGCGCCAGAGCTACCCCGAGCCGGCGGACGTCGAGGTGCTTGACGGCTTCCTCGAGCTGGACAAGGAGCAGCTCCAGGCCATGATCGACCGCCTGGGCCTGGCAATGGACCTCGCGGACATCACCTTCTGCCAGGAGTACTTCGCCGGCGAGGGACGCGTCCCCTCGATCACCGAGATCCGCATGATCGACACCTACTGGTCCGACCACTGCCGCCACACCACCTTCGGCACCGTCCTGGAGCACCTCCAGTTTGACGACAAGGTCGTGGCCGCCGCGTTTGACCGCTACCTGGAGATGCGCGCCCGCCTCGGGCGCGACGACCGCCCCGTCACCCTCATGGACATGGGTACGATCGGCGCCAAGTACCTCAAGAGCACCGGCCAGCTCACCGGCCTGGACGAGTCCGAGGAGATCAACGCCTGCACCGTCAAGGTCACCGTCGACGTGGACGGCGAGGACCAGGACTGGCTCTTCCTCTTCAAGAACGAGACTCACAACCACCCCACCGAGATCGAGCCCTTCGGCGGCGCGGCCACCTGCATCGGCGGCGCCATCCGCGACCCGCTCTCTGGCCGCAGCTACGTCTACCAGGCCATGCGCGTGACCGGCGCGGCCGACCCCACGGTCCCCGTGTCCCAGACCATGGCCGGCAAGCTCCCGCAGCGCAAGCTCGTGACCACCGCGGCGGCGGGCTACTCCAGCTACGGCAACCAGATCGGCCTGGCAACCGGCCAGGTGTCCGAGCTCTACCACCCCGGCTACGTTGCCAAGCGCATGGAGATCGGCGCCGTGGTGGGCGCCACCCCGGCCTCCCACGTGCGTCGCGAGTGCCCGGCGCCGGGCGACAAGATCGTCCTTCTCGGCGGGCGCACCGGACGCGACGGCATCGGCGGCGCCACCGGCTCCTCCAAGGCCCACAACGTCGAGTCCCTCGAGAAGGACGGCGCGGAGGTCCAGAAGGGCAACCCGCCGATCGAGCGCAAGCTCCAGCGCCTGTTCCGCCGCGAGGACGCGTGCCGCCTGATCAAGCGCTGCAACGACTTTGGCGCAGGCGGCGTGAGCGTGGCCATCGGCGAGCTGGCCGACGGCCTTGACATCGACCTCGACCTCGTGCCCAAGAAGTACGAGGGGCTGGACGGCACCGAGCTCGCCATCTCCGAGTCCCAGGAGCGCATGGCCGTGGCGCTGGCACCCGAGGACGTGGACGAGTTCATGCGCTACGCCCGCGAGGAGAACCTCGAGGCCACCGTCGTGGCCACCGTCACCGAGGAGCCCCGCCTGCGCATGAGCTGGCGCGGCAGGACCATCGTGGACGTGAGCCGCGAGTTCCTGGCGTCCAACGGCGCGCCCAAGGCGACGTCCGTGCGCGTGGAGAAGCCCTCGGAGTACGAGCGCACCTGGGCCGGCGAGACGCTGGGCGAGAAGATGCGCTCCCTCGTGACCGACCTCAACGTGGCCTCCAACAAGGGCCTCTCCGAGCGCTTCGACTCCACGATCGGCGCCGCCACCGTACTCATGCCGTTCGGCGGGCGCACCCAGCTCACCCCCGCCCAGGCCATGGTCGCCAAGCTCCCCGTTGACGGCGAGACCACCACGTGCTCCGGCATGGCCTGGGGCTTCAACCCCTACCTCATGAGCGCCAACCCCTACACCGGCGCGTACCTCTCCGTGGTGGAGTCCGTGAGCCGCATGGTGGCGAGCGGCTTTGCGCACGAGGACCTCTACCTCACGTTCCAGGAGTACTTCGAGCGCCTGCGCGACGTCCCCAGTCGCTGGGGCAAGCCCACCGCGGCCCTGCTCGGCGCCCTCATGGCGCAGGTGGACCTCGGCATCGGCTCCATCGGCGGCAAGGACTCCATGTCCGGCAGCTTCGAGGACCTGGACGTGCCCCCCACGCTGGTCTCCTTCGCGACGGGCCTCGGCAAGGTGGACCGCGTGGTCTCGCCGGAGTTCAAGGGTGCCGGTCACCGCGTGGCGGTGCTCGTGCCGGACTACGCCGACGACGCGCTCACGCCCGACCCGAGCGCGCTTCTCGCCACGTACGCGCTGGTGGAGAGCCTGGTCGAGAAGAACGCGGTGCTCGCCGCCTCCACGATGGGCTACGGCGGCGTGGCCGAGGCGGTCTTCAAGATGTGCGTGGGCAACCGCCTGGGCATCGAGGTGGCGCCCGCCTTTGGCGCCGACGCCCTGTTCTGCCCGTCCTACGGCAGCTTCCTGCTGGAGCTCGCCGACGACGCCGGGCTGCCCGAGGTCCCCGCGGGCGTCACCGTGTCCCTCTTCGGCACCACGACCGAGGCCTACGAGCTTGTCGCGGGTGACGAGCGCCTCGACCTGGCCGAGCTGCAGGAGGCCTGGGAGGGCGCGCTGGAGTCCGTGTTCCCGTACCGCGCGCAGGGCGAGCGGGTCGAGGCGGTCTCGTTCGACGCCGCGAGCGCAGGCTCCTCCCGCCCGACGCCGGCGGTCCACGTGGCGCGGCCGCGCGTCGTCATCCCCGTGTTCCCGGGCACCAACTGCGAGTACGACACCGCGCGCGCCTTCGAGCGGGCGGGGGCAAAGGCAGACGTCTTCGTGGTCAACAACCTTACGCCCGAGGCCGTTGCCGAGAGCACGCACGAGCTGGCGCGGCGCATCCGCGAGAGCCAGATCGTCATGATTCCCGGCGGCTTCTCCGGCGGCGACGAGCCCGAGGGCTCGGCGAAGTTCATCACCGCGTTCTTCCGCGCGCCCGAGGTCACCGAGGCGGTGCGCGACCTGCTGCAGGCCCGCGACGGCCTGATGCTCGGCATCTGCAACGGCTTCCAGGCGCTGGTGAAGTTGGGTCTGGTCCCGTACGGCGACATCCGCGAGACCGACGACACCTGCCCCACGCTGACGTTCAACACGATCGGCCGCCACCAGAGCCGCCTCGTGCGCACGCGCGTTGCCTCGACGCTCTCCCCGTGGCTCTCCAAGTGCGAGGTCGGCGACGTCCACAACATCGCGATCTCCCACGGCGAGGGGCGCTTCGTGGCGTCCGACGAGCTGCTGGCACAGATGATCGCCGCCGGGCAGGTGGCCACGCAGTACGTGGGCGAGGACGGCGTACCGGGCATGTCGCTCGACGTGAACCCCAACGGCTCGGTGCTCGCCATCGAGGGAATCACCTCTCCCGACGGCCGCGTCCTCGGCAAGATGGGCCACACCGAGCGCTCCGGCGCCGGGCTCTACAAGAACGTTCCGGGCAACGCGTACCAGCCGCTCATCGAGGGTGGCGTGGGGTATTTCACGGCATAG
- a CDS encoding energy-coupling factor transporter transmembrane protein EcfT, which produces MALRIDIGQYYAADSPVHRMDARVKLVCALAALVAVFCASNAPQLAAGAAFVLAVLAVARVPGGRVLASVRPLVAFLAVLSLFNLVFVQTGETLLSLGPLRLTAGGAWAAVLYTTRFAIALVLGSLVLVTTTPTQLADALDAMLSPLSRVGLPGHEIAMVFSLMLRFVPTLADEASAIMDAQALRGGAFDEGGPVRRVRSIVPVVVALLASGLRHADGLARALDARCYEGGAGRTHYHEQRLERRDAAAAVLCAAFVAAVALLG; this is translated from the coding sequence ATGGCGCTCAGGATCGACATAGGCCAGTACTACGCCGCCGACTCCCCCGTCCATCGGATGGATGCCCGCGTCAAGCTCGTCTGCGCGCTCGCGGCGCTCGTCGCCGTGTTCTGCGCGTCGAACGCCCCCCAGCTCGCCGCGGGCGCCGCGTTCGTCCTCGCCGTGCTCGCCGTCGCGCGCGTCCCCGGCGGCCGCGTCCTCGCCTCCGTCCGGCCGCTCGTGGCGTTTCTCGCCGTGCTCTCGCTCTTCAACCTGGTCTTCGTCCAGACGGGCGAGACGCTTCTCTCCCTCGGGCCGCTGCGTCTCACGGCCGGGGGCGCCTGGGCGGCGGTGCTCTACACGACCCGCTTTGCCATCGCGCTCGTGCTCGGCTCGCTCGTCCTGGTCACCACGACGCCCACCCAGCTCGCCGACGCGCTCGACGCGATGCTCTCCCCGCTCTCCCGCGTCGGCCTGCCCGGCCACGAGATCGCCATGGTCTTCTCGCTCATGCTGCGCTTCGTGCCCACCCTCGCGGACGAGGCCTCGGCGATCATGGACGCCCAGGCCCTGCGCGGCGGCGCCTTCGACGAGGGCGGGCCCGTTCGACGCGTGCGCTCCATCGTGCCCGTGGTGGTCGCGCTGCTCGCCAGCGGGCTGCGCCACGCCGACGGCCTCGCCCGCGCCCTCGACGCCCGCTGCTACGAGGGCGGCGCCGGCCGAACCCACTACCACGAGCAGCGGCTCGAGCGCCGCGACGCCGCCGCGGCAGTGCTGTGCGCCGCCTTCGTCGCCGCCGTCGCGCTTCTCGGCTAG
- a CDS encoding ABC transporter ATP-binding protein — protein MAEKRVERELDTLVRLSHVSLVYEGDSGAGGVTALDDVSLELARGERLCVLGANGSGKSTLASVICGLLAPDDGTVELVGERVCVDGRSDLEAYRRARRSLGLVFQNPDDQIVTSVVEDDVAFGPENLGLPREEIAARVARELHRVAMEGHALADPSRLSGGQRQRVCIAGALAMEPAVLVLDEPGSLLDVRGRSAILRVMGRLAKAGTTLVHVTHFMEEALGADRVIVLDHGRVTLEGTPEEVFSQGDRLAGLGLEAPFAARLSLRLGLPWTCDERVLLDEIAAGAPSAPAPRRPAGTAAPGGETLAAVEHVTFSYGRGAAALDDVSLEIASGTSTAIVGQTGSGKSTLLRLLCGLEAPDRGRVVVGGHDTSTRRGRRGAQRLVGYVMQRPERQLFAETVEKDVAFGPRNLRLPADEVERRVGRALRLVGLEGRRDVSPFKLSGGQRRLCALAGVLAMEPRVLVLDEPTAGLDPRGRAMLRRVLGRLREAGVMLVQVTHSMEDAARADRVVVLDESRLVADGTPAEVFSAEGEQRLVEGGLGIPRALRVARELERRGWPPLGDPLTTDELVAALQNGSKGDCPLLTDRGGDR, from the coding sequence GTGGCCGAGAAGCGCGTGGAGCGGGAGCTCGACACCCTGGTGCGCCTGTCGCACGTGAGCCTCGTCTACGAGGGGGACTCCGGAGCGGGAGGCGTGACCGCGCTCGACGACGTCTCGCTCGAGCTCGCGCGCGGCGAGCGGCTCTGCGTGCTCGGCGCCAACGGCTCGGGAAAGTCCACGCTGGCCTCCGTGATCTGCGGCCTGCTCGCGCCCGACGACGGCACGGTCGAGCTCGTGGGCGAGCGCGTGTGCGTGGACGGGCGGAGCGACCTCGAGGCGTACCGGCGCGCGCGGCGCTCGCTCGGGCTGGTCTTCCAGAACCCGGACGACCAGATCGTCACGAGCGTCGTGGAGGACGACGTGGCCTTCGGGCCGGAGAACCTCGGCCTCCCGCGCGAGGAGATCGCCGCGCGCGTCGCCCGCGAGCTGCACCGCGTTGCGATGGAGGGCCACGCGCTGGCGGACCCATCGCGCCTGTCGGGCGGCCAGCGCCAGCGGGTGTGCATCGCCGGGGCGCTTGCCATGGAGCCCGCGGTGCTCGTCCTGGACGAGCCGGGGTCGCTCCTGGACGTGCGCGGGCGCTCGGCGATCCTGCGCGTGATGGGCCGGCTCGCCAAGGCGGGGACCACGCTCGTCCACGTGACGCACTTCATGGAGGAGGCGCTCGGCGCCGACCGCGTTATCGTGCTCGACCACGGGCGCGTGACGCTGGAGGGGACGCCGGAGGAGGTCTTCTCGCAGGGCGACAGGCTCGCGGGACTGGGGCTCGAGGCGCCGTTCGCCGCGCGCCTCTCCCTGCGGCTGGGGCTTCCGTGGACCTGCGACGAGCGGGTCCTTCTCGACGAGATCGCCGCCGGGGCGCCCTCGGCGCCCGCGCCTCGCCGACCCGCGGGCACCGCCGCCCCGGGCGGGGAGACGCTCGCCGCCGTCGAGCACGTGACGTTCTCGTACGGGCGCGGTGCCGCCGCGCTCGACGACGTGTCCCTCGAGATAGCCTCCGGCACCTCGACGGCGATCGTCGGCCAGACGGGCTCGGGCAAGTCGACCCTGCTGCGCCTGCTCTGCGGCCTGGAGGCTCCCGACAGGGGCCGCGTCGTCGTGGGCGGCCACGACACCTCGACGCGCCGTGGCCGCCGCGGCGCGCAGCGGCTCGTCGGATACGTGATGCAGCGCCCCGAGCGGCAGCTCTTCGCCGAGACGGTCGAGAAGGACGTGGCGTTCGGCCCGCGCAACCTCCGCCTCCCCGCGGACGAGGTCGAGCGGCGCGTGGGGCGCGCCCTGCGGCTCGTGGGCCTCGAGGGCCGCCGCGACGTCTCCCCGTTCAAGCTCTCGGGGGGGCAGCGCCGCCTCTGCGCACTCGCCGGCGTCCTCGCGATGGAGCCGCGCGTCCTCGTTCTGGACGAGCCGACCGCCGGGCTGGACCCGCGCGGCCGCGCGATGCTGCGCCGCGTGCTCGGGCGCCTGCGCGAGGCCGGCGTCATGCTCGTCCAGGTCACGCACAGCATGGAGGACGCCGCGCGCGCCGACCGCGTGGTCGTCCTCGACGAGTCGCGCCTCGTCGCAGACGGCACTCCCGCAGAGGTCTTCTCGGCGGAGGGCGAGCAGCGCCTCGTCGAGGGCGGCCTCGGCATCCCGCGGGCCCTGCGCGTGGCGCGCGAGCTGGAGCGTCGCGGCTGGCCCCCGCTCGGCGACCCCCTCACCACCGACGAGCTCGTCGCCGCGCTCCAAAATGGGTCAAAAGGGGACTGTCCCCTTTTGACCGACCGAGGGGGCGACCGCTGA